One region of Erwinia tracheiphila genomic DNA includes:
- a CDS encoding endonuclease/exonuclease/phosphatase family protein, with the protein MRKKTHAMRYVAGQPAERIFPPGAMLHLGKASPPGTPLKIESSLRVLVWNIFKQQRAEWLSVLESFGKNAHLVLLQEAQTTPELVRFATTHYLAADQVPAFVLPQHPSGVMTLAAAHPVYCCPLREREPLLRLAKSALITAYPLPDGQMLMVVNIHAVNFSLGIDVYSKQLGPIGDQIIHHRGPVVMAGDFNAWSRQRINALYAFASNMGLEEVRFANDYRRKAFGRPLDFVFYRNMSVDQASVLVTRASDHNLLLVEFTPTKACLSR; encoded by the coding sequence GTGCGAAAAAAAACTCATGCAATGCGATATGTAGCGGGACAACCAGCAGAGCGTATTTTTCCGCCTGGAGCTATGTTGCACCTTGGGAAAGCATCACCTCCTGGTACGCCATTGAAAATTGAGTCCTCTTTACGTGTTCTGGTGTGGAATATTTTCAAACAACAGCGTGCAGAGTGGCTCTCTGTTCTGGAGAGTTTTGGTAAAAATGCCCACCTTGTATTATTGCAAGAGGCACAAACCACACCTGAGCTGGTGCGTTTTGCAACAACACATTATCTTGCTGCCGATCAGGTGCCTGCTTTCGTACTCCCTCAGCATCCTTCTGGAGTGATGACGCTGGCCGCAGCACATCCGGTCTATTGTTGCCCTCTCCGCGAGCGTGAACCTCTTTTAAGGTTAGCCAAATCAGCGTTGATAACTGCTTACCCGCTTCCCGATGGCCAAATGCTGATGGTGGTTAATATTCATGCGGTTAACTTTAGCTTAGGCATTGACGTATACAGCAAGCAACTGGGGCCGATTGGCGATCAGATTATTCATCATCGGGGGCCGGTAGTGATGGCTGGAGACTTCAATGCCTGGAGCCGCCAGCGCATCAATGCGCTATACGCTTTTGCCAGTAATATGGGGCTTGAAGAAGTACGTTTTGCTAATGACTATCGGCGTAAGGCTTTTGGACGTCCGCTCGATTTTGTTTTTTACCGGAATATGAGTGTCGATCAGGCCAGTGTTCTGGTGACTCGTGCCTCCGACCATAATCTGCTTCTGGTGGAATTTACTCCGACAAAAGCGTGCCTGAGTAGATGA